From the Phycisphaerae bacterium genome, one window contains:
- a CDS encoding tetratricopeptide repeat protein, giving the protein MLWLIAVLPVVARADIRALLLDAEEQFEQNRFEQALKLYKQADEAEPDHPAVWYNMGLCHMELGDGDKAIQQFEKTASHSGVPAYLKQDAFYNVGLARAASARQKLNDLMAPATQPTDRKPAPDDPANIENLGKIAEELLQAITAFRQARDVGPDDDVEHNIRAARIIRRNVLGLLRRATEAKEKEDILKDPRAYLESLIAEQDQQVSLARYLVIKPPEDAAAVRHARRTAIRGQRKLMERTGELADQLAQYRQQQADAGGAATSQASTQPVEKTPLEKAYHAASEQLRKAVDSQKDACAFLLDGEIKPGWDKQFAALEQMYGALFLYPLEPAPALAKARAIQQVLRGLVAEVKKETDWLSDPLLGDVEWPKDAKWDADKTSIFVQQAVVGGTLTLLQNQFRILSTRPADEAQVPQEQQGNPMLDRELNEKLSKILEPAPETGQRCLKAITERSRKDTLAAQDELLRMIDEAMELLPRTIEQRLQELIVKQAELNSQVKVEAGDQPVDESKKPSPLDEVRKWAAELKTRLLAPRASKVADGFRERQEKIQKDCGKAAAQIRDEIPAEAASQPAGAPPASQPSRVQALIEAGKHVGAADEQMTQAIEGLNKASVENSRKPLKSGGPVQAPQAKALEELIKALMVLQPPQSQPQDDQRDQEDRQQQEQQRDRQDIQRALEQAEKQRRGVERQLHQRRPRTVIKDW; this is encoded by the coding sequence ATGTTGTGGCTGATCGCGGTGCTGCCGGTGGTCGCGCGGGCCGACATTCGTGCTTTGCTGCTGGATGCGGAGGAGCAATTCGAGCAGAACCGTTTTGAGCAGGCCCTGAAGCTGTACAAGCAGGCCGATGAGGCGGAGCCGGATCACCCGGCCGTCTGGTACAACATGGGGCTGTGTCACATGGAGTTGGGCGACGGCGACAAGGCGATTCAACAGTTCGAGAAGACGGCGAGTCACTCGGGTGTGCCCGCTTACCTTAAGCAGGATGCGTTCTACAACGTCGGCCTGGCGCGGGCTGCGAGTGCCCGTCAGAAACTGAACGATCTGATGGCTCCGGCCACGCAGCCGACGGATCGCAAACCCGCGCCCGACGATCCGGCGAACATCGAGAATCTCGGGAAGATCGCGGAGGAGCTTCTGCAGGCGATCACGGCGTTTCGCCAAGCGCGCGACGTCGGCCCGGACGACGACGTCGAACACAACATTCGGGCAGCCCGGATCATTCGCCGCAACGTACTGGGCTTGTTGCGGCGAGCCACGGAGGCCAAGGAGAAGGAAGACATTCTGAAGGATCCGCGTGCCTATCTGGAATCGCTGATAGCCGAGCAGGATCAGCAGGTGAGTCTGGCGCGATATCTGGTGATCAAACCGCCGGAGGATGCAGCCGCGGTTCGTCACGCACGGCGCACCGCCATTCGCGGCCAACGCAAGCTCATGGAGCGGACCGGCGAACTGGCCGATCAGTTGGCCCAGTACCGCCAGCAGCAAGCCGACGCCGGCGGGGCGGCGACGTCGCAAGCTTCCACCCAGCCGGTCGAGAAGACCCCGCTTGAGAAGGCCTATCATGCGGCGTCAGAACAGCTCAGGAAAGCGGTCGATTCGCAGAAGGACGCGTGCGCGTTTCTGCTTGACGGCGAGATCAAACCCGGCTGGGACAAGCAGTTTGCCGCTCTTGAACAGATGTACGGGGCCTTGTTCCTCTATCCGCTCGAGCCGGCGCCGGCGTTGGCCAAAGCAAGGGCGATTCAACAAGTGCTGCGCGGGTTGGTTGCCGAAGTAAAAAAAGAGACCGATTGGCTCAGCGATCCGCTGCTGGGAGACGTCGAGTGGCCCAAGGACGCCAAGTGGGACGCAGACAAAACCAGCATCTTTGTTCAGCAAGCCGTTGTAGGCGGTACCTTGACGTTGTTACAGAACCAGTTTCGAATTCTCTCGACCCGACCTGCTGATGAGGCCCAGGTGCCCCAGGAGCAGCAGGGAAACCCGATGCTTGATCGTGAGCTGAACGAGAAGCTGTCCAAGATTCTGGAGCCCGCACCGGAGACGGGGCAGCGATGTCTGAAAGCGATCACGGAGCGCAGCCGCAAGGACACACTGGCGGCCCAGGATGAGCTGCTCAGAATGATCGACGAGGCGATGGAGTTGCTGCCGCGGACCATCGAGCAGCGATTGCAGGAACTGATTGTGAAGCAGGCGGAGCTGAATTCGCAGGTCAAGGTGGAGGCGGGTGACCAACCGGTCGATGAATCCAAGAAGCCCTCGCCGCTTGACGAGGTTCGCAAGTGGGCCGCCGAATTAAAGACGAGGCTGCTGGCTCCGCGAGCATCGAAGGTCGCCGACGGATTCCGGGAGCGTCAGGAGAAGATTCAGAAGGATTGCGGCAAGGCGGCGGCACAGATTCGCGATGAGATCCCGGCGGAGGCGGCCTCGCAACCGGCCGGCGCTCCGCCGGCGTCACAGCCATCGCGCGTGCAGGCCCTGATCGAGGCGGGCAAGCACGTGGGCGCTGCTGACGAACAGATGACGCAGGCGATTGAGGGTCTCAACAAGGCTTCGGTTGAGAACTCCCGCAAGCCGCTGAAGTCCGGCGGTCCGGTCCAGGCGCCCCAGGCCAAGGCGCTGGAGGAACTGATCAAGGCACTGATGGTCCTGCAACCGCCGCAGTCGCAGCCGCAGGACGATCAGCGGGATCAAGAAGATCGGCAGCAACAGGAACAGCAGAGGGACAGGCAGGACATTCAGCGGGCGCTTGAGCAGGCCGAAAAGCAGCGCCGGGGAGTTGAACGTCAGCTCCATCAGCGCCGCCCGCGAACGGTGATCAAGGATTGGTGA